Proteins from a single region of Erythrobacter sp.:
- a CDS encoding PaaI family thioesterase encodes MSGNEHYPDDAGQSPHTALLGSEFVSFDEATQTVTMRFMVKREMTTWRGGVQGGLVAGYLDDVMGYAYVAATGGVMAPLNLEISMSLIRLIPEGPLIGKGRVVRAGQRVIFLEGELLAEDGTLHARATSTAIPTPRPTPEQTGMTR; translated from the coding sequence GTGAGCGGGAACGAACACTACCCAGACGATGCCGGGCAGTCGCCGCATACGGCGCTGCTCGGCAGCGAGTTCGTCAGCTTCGACGAGGCTACGCAGACCGTGACCATGCGCTTCATGGTGAAGCGCGAGATGACCACCTGGCGCGGGGGCGTGCAGGGCGGGCTGGTGGCGGGCTATCTCGATGACGTGATGGGCTATGCCTATGTCGCGGCGACCGGCGGCGTCATGGCTCCGCTCAATCTCGAGATATCGATGAGCCTCATCCGGCTGATCCCGGAAGGGCCGCTGATCGGCAAAGGCCGGGTGGTGCGCGCCGGGCAGCGGGTGATCTTTCTGGAAGGTGAGCTGCTGGCGGAAGACGGCACGCTCCATGCCCGTGCCACCTCTACCGCGATCCCCACGCCGCGCCCAACTCCTGAACAGACCGGGATGACCCGCTGA
- the rbfA gene encoding 30S ribosome-binding factor RbfA — MAKAPFTAEQQSVRVLKVGERVRHILSELLARGEVHDDVVSASNISVTEVRMTPDLRHATAYVKPLLGAGDEQVVHALRQNTAFLQREVAQRLGLKFAPKLRFRKDESFAEADRIEALLRDPKVARDLDADDEGE; from the coding sequence ATGGCCAAGGCACCCTTTACTGCCGAGCAGCAATCGGTCCGCGTCCTCAAGGTGGGCGAGCGGGTGCGGCACATCCTGTCCGAACTGCTCGCGCGCGGCGAAGTGCATGACGATGTGGTGAGCGCATCCAACATCTCGGTCACCGAGGTGCGCATGACCCCTGACCTGCGCCATGCGACGGCCTATGTGAAGCCGTTGCTGGGTGCGGGCGACGAGCAAGTCGTCCACGCCCTCAGGCAGAACACCGCCTTTCTCCAGCGCGAGGTCGCTCAGCGGCTGGGGCTCAAATTCGCGCCCAAGCTGCGCTTCCGCAAGGATGAAAGCTTTGCCGAGGCCGACCGGATCGAGGCGTTGCTGCGCGATCCCAAGGTCGCCCGCGATCTGGATGCGGATGACGAGGGCGAATAG
- a CDS encoding YceI family protein, translating to MMTKPISRLRLMLLPLVAVFALANIGAPQRYVLDSSASNVSAKVPFFGLASKTARFPRMQGAVTIVPGAPERALIDVTFDATAIEAPDSVTLARLRGDKFFWVEKYPTIRFLGRSIKLSSATRGTVSGELTARGVTRPATLAVTFDADPLARAGQPVSFTGTTTIDRRAYGMKSYQLIVGNEVDIILKARMLPK from the coding sequence ATGATGACCAAACCGATTTCCCGCCTGCGCCTGATGCTGCTGCCCTTGGTGGCGGTGTTCGCGCTTGCCAATATCGGCGCGCCGCAGCGTTATGTGCTCGATTCCTCCGCCAGCAATGTCTCGGCCAAGGTCCCGTTCTTCGGCCTCGCCAGCAAGACCGCACGTTTCCCGCGCATGCAGGGCGCAGTGACAATCGTGCCGGGTGCCCCCGAGCGCGCGCTGATCGACGTCACCTTCGATGCCACCGCGATCGAAGCGCCCGACTCTGTCACCCTCGCAAGGCTGCGCGGCGACAAGTTCTTCTGGGTGGAGAAATATCCGACGATCCGCTTCCTCGGCCGCTCGATCAAGCTGTCGAGCGCGACGCGGGGCACGGTGAGCGGAGAACTGACAGCGCGCGGTGTCACCCGTCCGGCGACACTTGCTGTCACCTTCGATGCCGATCCACTGGCCCGCGCAGGCCAGCCGGTCAGCTTCACCGGCACCACCACCATCGACCGGCGCGCCTACGGGATGAAATCCTATCAGCTGATCGTCGGTAATGAGGTGGACATCATCCTGAAGGCGCGGATGCTGCCGAAGTAG
- a CDS encoding thymidine kinase → MAKLYFYYASMNAGKSSHLLQADFNYRERGMRTMLWTAALDSRSAGLVKSRIGLESAAQRFHPDTDLWSEVSAVHAGTLLDCVLIDEAQFLAPEQVWQLARLADEAGIPVLCYGLRTDFQGELFPGSVVLLGIADALVELKGVCHCGRKATMNLRVDESGAAVKQGQQTEIGGNDRYVALCRKHFVRALAA, encoded by the coding sequence ATGGCCAAGCTCTATTTCTACTATGCCAGCATGAATGCCGGCAAATCCTCGCACCTGTTGCAGGCCGATTTCAATTATCGCGAACGCGGCATGCGCACGATGTTATGGACTGCGGCGCTCGACAGCCGCTCGGCCGGGCTGGTAAAAAGCCGGATCGGACTGGAGAGCGCAGCGCAGCGGTTCCACCCCGACACCGATCTTTGGTCCGAAGTCAGCGCTGTCCATGCCGGAACACTGCTTGATTGCGTGCTGATAGACGAGGCGCAGTTTCTGGCACCTGAACAGGTATGGCAATTGGCCCGGCTCGCGGACGAGGCAGGCATTCCGGTGCTCTGCTATGGCTTGCGTACCGATTTTCAGGGCGAGCTGTTCCCCGGCTCGGTGGTGCTGCTGGGGATCGCGGACGCGCTGGTGGAGCTCAAGGGGGTATGCCACTGCGGGCGCAAAGCGACGATGAACCTGCGCGTCGATGAAAGCGGTGCGGCGGTGAAGCAGGGCCAGCAGACCGAAATCGGCGGCAACGACCGCTATGTCGCGCTGTGCCGCAAGCATTTTGTGCGGGCGCTTGCCGCCTAA
- a CDS encoding site-2 protease family protein produces MSQTFLLGLVLIPALVIAIVFHEVAHGYAARLLGDPTASERGRLTLNPLAHVDPVGTVLVPGALALLGGPVFGWAKPVPVNKWRLNNPHLGMMAVAAAGPGSNFVLAGIGAVLLGLAIPLGAGFDGDAAGGTSLLIDASGEPLWLATGLFYFILVNLFLGLFNLLPIPPFDGSHIVGGILPKQLRAPWEKLQGIGMALILVLVAASWVFGTSWLGDLLIGPVTFVLGYYLALADWVAALIA; encoded by the coding sequence ATGAGCCAAACTTTCCTTCTCGGCCTCGTGCTGATCCCCGCCTTGGTGATTGCGATCGTGTTCCACGAGGTCGCGCATGGCTATGCCGCGCGTTTGCTCGGTGATCCGACGGCGAGCGAGCGCGGGCGACTGACGCTCAATCCGCTCGCCCATGTCGATCCGGTCGGCACGGTGCTGGTTCCCGGCGCGCTGGCGCTTTTGGGCGGGCCGGTGTTCGGCTGGGCCAAACCTGTGCCGGTCAACAAGTGGCGGCTGAACAATCCGCACCTGGGCATGATGGCTGTGGCCGCGGCAGGGCCGGGCAGCAATTTCGTTCTCGCTGGCATCGGTGCAGTTCTGCTCGGTCTGGCAATCCCGCTTGGGGCCGGCTTCGACGGCGATGCGGCAGGCGGCACTTCGCTGCTCATTGATGCTTCGGGCGAGCCATTGTGGCTGGCGACGGGGTTGTTCTACTTCATTCTCGTCAATCTGTTCCTCGGCCTGTTCAACCTGCTGCCGATCCCGCCGTTCGATGGTTCGCACATCGTTGGTGGCATTCTGCCCAAACAGCTGCGGGCGCCGTGGGAGAAGCTGCAGGGCATCGGCATGGCGCTGATCCTCGTGCTGGTGGCGGCGAGTTGGGTGTTCGGCACCAGCTGGCTGGGCGATCTGCTGATTGGGCCGGTGACCTTCGTGCTCGGCTACTATCTCGCGCTGGCCGACTGGGTCGCGGCTCTGATCGCCTGA
- the truB gene encoding tRNA pseudouridine(55) synthase TruB, which produces METAGKPAPLSGWLILDKPRGLGSTQGVSAVKRVLRQNGYAKTKVGHGGTLDPLAEGVLPIALGEATKLAGRMLDASKVYEFTLRFGAETETLDTEGAVIATSDVRPSLADVEAVLPRFTGPIEQVPPAYSALKVDGQRAYDRARAGEVVELRARAVVIHALDIRQGEGQGPLDAITLVAHVSKGTYIRSLARDIAYALGTCGHVTYLRRTKAGPFLEEQAISLDNLEESAKRASLEHLLLPLEAGLDDIPALHLDQTSAQAVRQGRVLSGMPQSSGLYLAKLGAVPVALMEISEGTAKVVRGFNLSDVAE; this is translated from the coding sequence GTGGAGACGGCTGGCAAACCTGCGCCGCTTTCGGGCTGGCTGATCCTCGACAAGCCGCGCGGGCTTGGCAGCACTCAGGGCGTGAGCGCGGTCAAGCGCGTGCTGCGGCAGAACGGCTATGCGAAAACCAAGGTCGGCCACGGCGGCACCCTCGATCCGCTGGCTGAAGGTGTGCTGCCGATCGCGCTGGGCGAGGCGACCAAGCTTGCCGGGCGGATGCTCGATGCCAGCAAGGTCTACGAATTCACGCTTCGCTTCGGGGCCGAGACCGAGACGCTCGATACAGAAGGAGCCGTGATCGCGACGAGTGATGTGCGCCCCTCGCTGGCCGATGTTGAAGCTGTGCTCCCCCGCTTTACCGGCCCGATCGAGCAGGTGCCGCCGGCCTATTCCGCACTCAAGGTCGATGGCCAACGCGCCTATGATCGGGCACGGGCGGGAGAGGTGGTGGAATTGCGGGCGAGGGCGGTGGTGATCCACGCGCTGGATATTCGCCAAGGCGAAGGTCAAGGCCCGCTCGACGCCATCACTCTGGTTGCCCACGTCTCCAAGGGCACCTATATCCGGAGCCTAGCCCGCGACATCGCCTATGCTCTGGGCACTTGTGGCCATGTCACCTATCTCAGGCGCACCAAGGCCGGGCCGTTCCTTGAGGAACAGGCGATTTCGCTGGACAATCTGGAGGAAAGCGCTAAGCGCGCGAGCCTTGAACACCTTCTCCTGCCGCTGGAGGCAGGGCTGGACGACATCCCGGCCCTTCACCTCGACCAGACAAGCGCGCAGGCGGTCCGACAGGGCCGGGTGCTGTCTGGCATGCCCCAATCATCCGGGCTCTATCTGGCCAAGCTGGGCGCAGTCCCGGTTGCCCTGATGGAAATATCGGAGGGGACGGCGAAGGTCGTCAGGGGTTTCAACCTATCCGATGTCGCTGAGTAG
- the rpsO gene encoding 30S ribosomal protein S15 gives MSVTAEKKQEIISSNARDPKDTGSPEVQVAILTERIRNLTEHFKDHHKDNHSRRGLLMMVNKRRTLLAYLKKKDVERYNALIQKLGLRK, from the coding sequence ATGTCGGTGACCGCCGAAAAGAAGCAGGAAATCATCTCCTCGAACGCCCGTGATCCCAAGGACACCGGCAGCCCCGAAGTCCAGGTCGCGATCCTCACCGAGCGCATCCGCAACCTGACCGAGCACTTCAAGGATCACCACAAGGACAACCACTCGCGTCGTGGCCTTCTGATGATGGTGAACAAGCGTCGCACGCTGCTCGCCTATCTCAAGAAGAAGGATGTCGAGCGCTACAACGCCCTGATCCAGAAGCTGGGTCTGCGTAAGTAA
- the pnp gene encoding polyribonucleotide nucleotidyltransferase, protein MFDTKTVSLEWGGKTLTLETGRIARQADGAVLATYGETVVLCAVTAAKSVKEGQDFFPLTVHYQEKFSAAGRIPGGFFKRERGATEKETLTSRLIDRPIRPLFPEGFYNEINVIAQVLSFDGETEADIVAMIAASAALTISGVPFMGPIGAARVGFIDGEYVLNPKQDKALAEGRLDLVVAATDTAVMMVESEAKELTEAEMLGAVMFAHDEIRKVIGAIISLAEQAAKDPWVVDLSDNTADIKAKLKDLVGKDIAAAYKLTDKSARSNALNEARAKAKAAFADETPQTQMVAIKTMKKVEADIVRTAILKEGSRIDGRKLDQVRPIEAIVGFLPRTHGSSLFTRGETQAICTTTLGTKDSEQMIDGLEGLSYSSFMLHYNFPPYSVGEVGRFGAPGRREVGHGKLAWRALNPVLPSKEDFPYTIRVLSDITESNGSSSMATVCGGCLSMMDAGVPVKAPVSGIAMGLILEGSDFAVLSDILGDEDHLGDMDFKVAGTEAGITTMQMDIKIAGITQEIMAKALEQAKAGRMHILGEMAKALTGARTEVSKHAPRIETIQIDKSKIRDVIGTGGKVIREIVAETGAKVDIDDEGVIKISSSNLDEIEAAKKWILGIVEEAEVGKIYNGKVVNIVDFGAFVNFMGGKDGLVHVSEMRNERVEKPTDVVSEGMEVKVKVLEIDNRGKVRLSMRVVDQETGEELEDTRPPREPREPRGDRGDRGGDRRGPRGDRGGRGGDRGGRGGDRGGRDRDSGPAGLPDFLKD, encoded by the coding sequence ATGTTCGACACGAAAACCGTATCGCTGGAGTGGGGCGGAAAGACCCTCACTCTGGAAACCGGGCGTATTGCCCGTCAGGCCGATGGCGCCGTGCTGGCGACCTATGGCGAAACCGTGGTGCTGTGCGCAGTCACCGCCGCCAAGTCGGTGAAGGAAGGGCAGGACTTCTTCCCGCTCACCGTCCACTATCAGGAAAAGTTCTCGGCTGCCGGCCGTATCCCCGGTGGCTTCTTCAAGCGTGAACGCGGCGCGACCGAGAAGGAAACGCTGACCAGCCGCCTGATCGACCGTCCGATCCGTCCGCTGTTCCCCGAAGGTTTCTACAACGAAATCAACGTTATCGCGCAGGTCCTTTCGTTTGACGGCGAAACCGAAGCCGATATCGTCGCGATGATCGCCGCTTCGGCTGCGCTGACGATTTCGGGCGTGCCCTTCATGGGGCCGATCGGCGCTGCACGCGTCGGCTTCATCGATGGCGAATATGTCCTCAACCCGAAGCAGGACAAGGCGCTTGCCGAAGGTCGTCTCGACCTCGTGGTCGCCGCCACGGACACGGCCGTGATGATGGTCGAATCCGAAGCCAAGGAACTGACCGAAGCCGAAATGCTCGGCGCTGTGATGTTTGCGCATGACGAAATCCGCAAGGTGATCGGCGCCATCATCAGCCTCGCCGAACAGGCCGCCAAGGATCCGTGGGTCGTCGACCTGTCGGACAACACGGCCGACATCAAGGCGAAGCTCAAGGATCTCGTCGGCAAGGATATCGCCGCCGCCTACAAGCTCACCGACAAGTCGGCGCGTTCGAATGCGCTGAACGAGGCGCGGGCCAAGGCCAAGGCTGCTTTTGCGGACGAAACCCCGCAGACCCAGATGGTCGCGATCAAGACCATGAAGAAGGTCGAGGCCGACATCGTGCGCACCGCCATCCTCAAGGAAGGCAGCCGCATTGATGGCCGCAAGCTCGATCAGGTCCGCCCGATCGAAGCGATCGTCGGTTTCCTGCCGCGCACCCATGGTTCGTCGCTGTTCACCCGCGGCGAAACCCAGGCGATCTGCACCACCACGCTCGGCACCAAGGATTCCGAGCAGATGATCGATGGTCTGGAAGGCCTGAGCTATTCCAGCTTCATGCTGCACTACAACTTCCCGCCCTATTCGGTCGGTGAAGTCGGCCGCTTCGGCGCACCGGGTCGCCGCGAAGTCGGCCACGGCAAGCTCGCCTGGCGCGCGCTGAACCCCGTGCTGCCGAGCAAGGAAGACTTCCCTTACACCATCCGCGTTCTGTCGGACATCACCGAGTCCAACGGCTCGTCGTCGATGGCGACCGTGTGCGGCGGCTGTCTTTCGATGATGGACGCGGGCGTTCCGGTGAAGGCTCCGGTCTCGGGCATCGCCATGGGCCTGATCCTCGAAGGCAGCGACTTTGCCGTTCTGTCGGACATCCTGGGTGACGAAGATCACCTTGGCGACATGGACTTCAAGGTTGCCGGTACCGAAGCTGGCATCACCACCATGCAGATGGACATCAAGATCGCCGGCATCACGCAGGAGATCATGGCCAAGGCGCTCGAGCAGGCGAAGGCCGGCCGCATGCACATCCTTGGTGAAATGGCCAAGGCCCTGACCGGTGCCCGCACCGAAGTCAGCAAGCACGCGCCGCGCATCGAGACGATCCAGATCGACAAGTCGAAGATCCGTGACGTCATCGGCACCGGCGGCAAGGTGATCCGCGAGATCGTCGCCGAAACCGGCGCCAAGGTCGACATCGATGACGAGGGCGTGATCAAGATCAGCTCCTCGAACCTCGACGAGATCGAAGCGGCGAAGAAGTGGATCCTCGGCATCGTCGAGGAAGCTGAAGTCGGCAAGATCTACAACGGCAAGGTCGTCAACATCGTCGACTTCGGCGCTTTCGTGAACTTCATGGGCGGCAAGGACGGTCTCGTCCACGTCTCGGAAATGCGCAACGAGCGCGTCGAGAAGCCGACCGATGTCGTTTCCGAAGGCATGGAAGTGAAGGTCAAGGTGCTCGAGATCGACAACCGCGGCAAGGTCCGCCTGTCGATGCGCGTGGTTGATCAGGAAACCGGCGAAGAGCTGGAGGACACCCGTCCGCCCCGCGAACCGCGTGAACCGCGCGGTGATCGTGGTGATCGCGGCGGTGACCGTCGTGGTCCGCGGGGTGATCGTGGTGGCCGTGGCGGCGATCGCGGCGGTCGCGGTGGCGATCGCGGCGGTCGTGACCGTGACAGCGGTCCGGCCGGGCTTCCCGACTTCTTGAAGGACTAA
- a CDS encoding spermidine synthase: protein MLQRELIDTAQIEDGVRLELYTHAGHFMIVMGRNELMSTRMRFSEEQLADLTIDRLGKDNARILIGGYGMGFTYRAAAAKLGASSQIVVAEISEAIIEWAKGPMATLTGEGLADPRLDLKICDVAALIDDANDGTCAKFDAIMLDVDNGPDGIVRDANNRIYSRTGLAKARDALRSGGILAVWSAGPDPAFRKRLYDTGLQVTEWNVRSRPGNKGAHHIIWFAQKA from the coding sequence ATGCTCCAGCGTGAACTCATCGACACTGCCCAGATCGAGGATGGCGTGCGCCTCGAGCTCTACACCCATGCGGGCCATTTCATGATCGTGATGGGGCGCAACGAGCTGATGAGCACGCGAATGCGTTTCTCCGAAGAACAGCTCGCTGACCTCACCATCGATCGGCTCGGCAAGGACAATGCCCGCATTCTGATCGGCGGCTACGGCATGGGCTTCACTTATCGCGCAGCTGCGGCAAAACTGGGCGCATCGTCGCAGATTGTGGTCGCAGAGATTTCCGAGGCGATCATCGAGTGGGCCAAAGGGCCGATGGCGACGCTGACAGGGGAGGGCCTTGCCGACCCCCGCCTCGATCTCAAGATCTGCGATGTCGCTGCGCTGATCGACGATGCCAATGACGGCACTTGCGCCAAATTCGATGCGATCATGCTCGATGTCGACAATGGCCCGGACGGGATCGTGCGCGATGCGAATAACCGCATCTATTCACGCACCGGTTTGGCCAAGGCGCGCGATGCCTTGAGGTCAGGCGGGATCCTTGCGGTCTGGTCAGCCGGCCCTGACCCGGCGTTTCGCAAGCGGCTGTATGACACTGGCCTCCAGGTGACCGAGTGGAATGTCCGCTCGCGCCCGGGCAATAAGGGCGCGCATCACATCATCTGGTTTGCCCAGAAGGCCTGA
- a CDS encoding DUF481 domain-containing protein, whose protein sequence is MTPAVRLAAALAATGLAALPSAAFAQLPQPVRAMIDAAIATGDEAKVRTVIEIARVTNPGDGAEIDAILAGFEQQQIAVKAAEAAAKTEAIRTAGLFQNWSGKGEFGAFRATGNTSNTGITAGLTAERQGIDWRHRLTGRIDFQRANGVTTREQFLARYEPNFNLSDHVYVYALGQYERDRFQGFSARYAVSGGIGYQVFNANDLKLSVKAGPAYRVTEFTDGRSESRIAGLIGVDFDWNITKRLTLTQDTNAVAETGGSAIAIIDSRNTTLDLVTGLNAAISSKLSARFSYAIEYDSNPPPGAVQTDTLSRVTLIYDF, encoded by the coding sequence ATGACCCCTGCCGTTCGTCTCGCTGCGGCGCTGGCCGCCACCGGCCTCGCCGCTCTGCCGTCAGCCGCCTTTGCGCAGCTGCCGCAGCCGGTGCGCGCCATGATCGATGCCGCTATCGCAACCGGTGACGAGGCCAAGGTCCGCACCGTCATCGAGATCGCGCGAGTGACCAATCCGGGCGATGGGGCTGAAATCGATGCCATTCTAGCCGGTTTCGAGCAGCAGCAGATCGCCGTAAAGGCCGCCGAAGCTGCCGCGAAGACCGAGGCAATCCGCACCGCCGGCCTATTCCAAAACTGGTCCGGCAAGGGCGAGTTCGGCGCTTTCCGGGCGACTGGCAACACCTCCAACACAGGGATCACCGCCGGCCTTACCGCCGAGCGCCAGGGCATTGACTGGCGGCACCGCCTGACGGGCCGCATCGACTTCCAGCGCGCCAACGGCGTGACCACGCGCGAGCAGTTCCTTGCCCGCTACGAGCCCAACTTCAATCTGTCGGACCACGTCTATGTCTACGCGCTCGGGCAATATGAGCGCGACCGGTTCCAGGGCTTTTCCGCACGCTATGCCGTGTCGGGCGGCATCGGCTATCAGGTGTTCAACGCCAATGATCTCAAGCTCTCGGTCAAGGCGGGCCCGGCTTACCGGGTCACCGAATTCACCGATGGTCGCAGTGAAAGCCGGATCGCAGGACTGATAGGGGTCGATTTCGACTGGAACATAACCAAGCGGCTGACCCTGACGCAGGACACCAATGCGGTGGCCGAAACCGGCGGATCGGCTATCGCGATCATCGATTCGCGCAACACCACGCTCGATCTCGTCACCGGCCTCAATGCCGCGATCAGCAGCAAGCTATCGGCGCGCTTTTCCTATGCGATCGAATATGACAGCAACCCGCCGCCGGGTGCCGTGCAGACCGACACGCTCAGCCGCGTCACGCTGATCTACGATTTCTAG